The DNA sequence CCATTTGCGGCCACGTTGAGATCCGCTCCCGCACACACTGGGGTTCCTCCCTGATGCGATGCCGGCCACCCGCCGGTCACACTGCCCACATGCGAACTACACGCCTGCGACGCGCTCTGGCGACGGCCGCGATACCCGTGCTGATGACGGCCACCGCCGGCGGCTGCGGCAACGACGACGCGGCGGACAGCCCTGATCCGACGGACGAGGCCGCGGCTGACGCCGACCCCACCGAGGACGACCCGGACGAGCCCGCCGACGACGACGCTGATGCGGCCCCGGAAGACGAGCCCGCCGAGGACGACGCCACTGACGACGAACCCGACGCGGCGGGCGGCGGATCAGATTCGGGGGCCGCGTGTGCCGACATGATCCAAGCCCGCGAGATGGTCAACGACATCCAGGCCTTGTTCGATGCCGGTGATATGGACGCGGTGGCGAGCGGCTTCCACAATGCCCGTGAAAAACTCAACGCGGCAGACGTCCCGGAGGACATCCAAGCCGACTGGCAGCTGGCGACCGATCTGGTCGAGACGTTCGTCGCCGCGATCGAGGACGCCGGCGGAGACGTGGAAGAGGCGATGGCCACGCTCTTCGTCGAGCTTGATCTCGATGAGGTGGCGGAGCAAGAAGCCGCGGAGGACCGCGTCCATGACTACCTCGCGGACGAGTGTGGCGTAGACCTGCCCGTGGTCCGCGACTAATGTTCTCGGACCTGTTCGCCAGCGCCGAGGACTAACTCGCAGCCCAGGCAAAGTCCGGCGAGGACGTCGAGAACGCCGTGACGACTCCGTCCCAGGGGCAGGGCGACCACCGTGGCCGCTCTGCCCTCAGGAGGCGCATCATGACAAACGACCAGGTCACCGAGATCCTCAACCACCCGCTGAGCCAGGAGATGCTGGCTCGTGACCTCTGCCGCCTGGCCTATGTGGCCAAGGACGGGACACCGCGGAGCATCCCGATCGCCTTTGCCTGGAACGGCAAGGAAGCCGTGATGTGCACGTCGAGGAACGCTCCGAAGCTGGCTTCGCTCCGTCAGAACCCGGCCGTCGCCATCACTATCGACACCGAGGTGCACCCACCCAAGATCCTGCTCGTCCGCGGCACTGTTGAACTCGACGAGGTCGACGGCATCCCCAATGAGTACCTCGAGATGAACGGCACCTATCAGATGACGGCCGAGCAGCGGGTCGAGTGGGAGGCCGAGGTCCGCTCGCTCTACGACGGCATGGTCCGCATCGTGATGACGCCGACGTGGGCGAAGCTGATCGACTTCGAGACGACCCTGCCCAGCGCAGTCGAGGAACTCATCCAGCAGCGTGCGGAGCGTCAGCGGGAACGTGGGAACAGCGTGCGCTCCGACGAGCCAGGAACGTCGCAGTCATGACCATCCGGCGCCTTGGAGGGATGCACCTCAAGCGAGGCTGTGGCGCAGGCGCGAGAGCCGCTCAGCCGCCTCCCGCAAGACCTCGTCACGCTTGCAATAGGCAAATCGGACCAGCGACTTCGTCGACTCCTTGTCATCGCAGAAGACCGAGACGGGCACCGCCGCCACACCGATGAGGTCGGGAAGCTGCTGGCACAGTTCGATGCCGTCATCGAAACCGAGCGCAGCGGCGTCGGTGATCACGAAGTACGTGCCTGACGTCGGGAAGACATCCAGCCCGGCTGCCCGCAGCCCGTCGACCAACAGGTCCCGCTTACGCTGCATGCTCCCCGCCAGCTCGGTGTAGAACTCGTCACCAAGTCCTAGCGCGGCCGCCACGGCGGGCTGTAGAGGGCCGCCACTGACGAACGTCAGGAACTGCTTGACCGCCCGCGCCGCCGCGACCAGCTCCGGCCGGCCGTGCAGCCAGCCGATCTTCCATCCGGTCACGGAGAACGTCTTGCCCGCCGAAGAAATCGTGACCGTTCGATCAGCCATGCCGGGCAACGTCGACATCGGGATGTGTTTGAGATCGTCGAAGACCAGGTGTTCGTAGACCTCGTCGGTCACCACGATCGCGTCGTGCTCCACGGCCAGCTGTGCGATCAGTTCCAGTTCGGCGCGGCTGAAGACCTTGCCGGTGGGATTGTGCGGCGAGTTCAGCAGCACCACGCGCGTCCGCTCGCTGAAGGCGGCGCGAAGCTCATCGGCGTCGACGGTGAACGACGGGTGCCGCAACCGCACCGTACGTCGCCGGGCACCCGCGAGCGCGATCGAAGCGGCATACGAGTCGTAATACGGCTCGAAGGTGACGACCTCGTCGCCGGCCTCGCACAACGCCAGAATGGTGGCCGCGATGGCTTCGGTGGCCCCGGCGGTGACCAGCACCTCAGAATCGGCGTCGACGTCGAGGCCGTAGAACCGCTTCTGATGCTCGGCGACGGCCGCCCGCAGCTCGGGTACACCCGGACCCGGCGGGTACTGGTTGGCGCCGCCGTTGATCGCCCTGGTCGCCTCGTCGAGGATGAGCTGCGGGCCGTCGGTGTCGGGAAAACCCTGGCCGAGGTTGATGGCTCCCGTCCGCACGGCCAGTGCGGTGATCTCCGCGAAAATCGTCGATGTGAACGGACGCATCCGCGGGACCAGAGCAGAGTTCGCGACGGGCGGGGAAGGCGAGCGCGTCTCGGTCATGTCGCCACCCTAATGCCGCCCATCCAGCGCTCGGCTCCGCACCACCAACGCACCCTCGGTTGTGGACGGCAGGATTTCAGATCATCAGCGGCTCGCATATGATGACAAACGGCCCTGGAGCACAACTTGTGCTCTGCAGCGTCTGCCCGATGAGTGGGTAGTTGGTCCAACGGCTGACCTGGCCGTCTTGTGACAACACATCCTGCCCTGCCTTGGCCGCACATCACCGTGGAACACGCGGCCAGCGCTCCCCATCGCTGGAGGCCCCGTGGCTCGCCGCCCATTGATCACCAACCGACGCAGCCGGCTGCTGTTCTCACTCGCAGCAGCCGCCGTTGTGCTCGCCGGCTGCGGCTCCGACAACACATCATCCGACGACGAGGCCGCCGCCGGTGATACCACCGCCGCGCCAGATGCGGCCGCGGCACCACTCATGATCGACAACTGCGGTTTCGACGTGACCATCGACGCCCCGCCCGAGCGCGTCGTCACCATCAAATCCACGTCGACGGAGCTCATGCTGGCTCTCGGTCTCTCCGACCGGCTGATCGGCACCGCGTTCGGCGACGGCCCGGTCCCTGAGCAATACGCGGACGACGCCGCGGCCGTGCCGGTGCTGTCCGAGCAGGTCCCCGGCCACGAGGCGCTGCTGGCGGCCGAGCCAGACTTCGTTTACGGCGGCTGGGAGAGCAACTTCACCGTCGACACCGCCGGCGAGCGCGAGGCCCTGGCCGACTTCGGTGTCACCACCTACGTCTCGCCGTCGGCATGCAAGGACGCCCCGTACCAGCCGGATCCGATGACGTTCGAGCTGCTGTTCGAGCACATCCACGAGCTCGCCGCCATCTTCGACGTCACCGACCGGGCCGAGGAACTTGTGGCCGAGCAACAAACACTGCTGGACAGCGTGGACGCACCAGGCACCGGCTATACCGCCCTCTGGTACAGCTCCGGTGAGGACGCTCCGTACGTGGGCGGCGACATCGGTGCCCCGGCCATGATGATGCGCGAGCTCGGCTTCGAGAACATATTCGCCGACATCGACGACACCTGGTCCAACGTGGGCTGGGAACAGGTCATCGACCGCGACCCGGACGTCATCATCCTGGTCGACGCCGCCTGGAACACAGCCGAGAACAAGATCAACCTGCTGGAGTCCAACCCGGCCACGGCCGTGATGCCGGCCGTCGAAGAACAGCGCTATCTGACCTTGCCGTTCCCAGCGGCCGAAGCAGGTGTGCGCAACGCCCAGGCCGTCGTCGACCTCGCGGAACAACTCGACCAGATCGACTTGCCCGGCAGCGACTCGGACAGCGGATGAAGCCCCCATGACAGCGCCCCCGAACGTCACCAGAAACTCAACGCCGCCACCGGCCCACCCGGCCCAGCGCGGCCGGGCGACGCAGCGCACCGAGACACAACCGCGTCCCAAGCGGCCGGTCTCCATGGCGGTGTGGACGCCGGTGATGTCCGGCGTGCTGGTGCTCTCGGTCACGGTGGCGGTCACCATCGGCTCGGCCGACATCAGCATGCTGGATGTCTGGCGCTCGATCGGGGCGCACATCGGCCTGGACCGGCTGGGACTGGAACCGGCCGCGCTCTCCCGGCAACTCGACGGAATCGTCTGGGACGTCCGGCTGCCGCGGGTGCTCACGGCCGCGGCGGTCGGAGCCGCCCTCGCGTTGTGCGGTGCGGTCATGCAGACACTCACCCGCAACCCACTGGCCGACCCGTACTTATTGGGCCTGTCCTCTGGAGCGTCGGTGGGCGCGGTCATCGTGCTTGTCCTCGGAGTGAGCCAGTTCGCCCTGCCGGTCGCGGCGTTCGGCGGCGCGCTCCTGGCTCTGACGGCGACCTTGACGCTGGCGAACCGGCGCGGCGAACTTCCGCCGACCAGGACCGTGCTCGCCGGGCTCGCCGTGTCCTACCTGTGCTCGGCCATCACGTCGTTCGTGATCTTCTGGTCGGCCACCGGCGACTCCTACCGGGGCATCCTCAGCTGGTTGCTGGGCTCGCTCGGCGGCAAGAGCTGGGACGACGTCGCGATCGTCACCACGGCCGTCGTTGTCATCGGCGCAGCGTTGCTGACTCGCACCAGGACCCTGGACGCGTTCGCGTTCGGCGACGGCACCGCTTCAGCGCTCGGCGTCAACGTCAACGCAACGCGGTGGACCATGCTCTCCTTGGTTGCGCTGCTGACCGGAGCTGCCGTCGCGGTCAGCGGAGCGATCGGGTTCGTCGGGCTGATGATCCCGCATGCGGTCCGGCTGATGGCCGGGGCAGGACACAAACGGGTGCTGCCGCTCGCCGCCCTGGTCGGCGCCAGCTTCATGATCTGGGCCGACACGCTGGCGCGGACCATGTTCGACCCCCGGGAGCTTCCGGTGGGCGTTGTGACCGCGTTCCTGGGCGCTCCCGCCTTCGCGATTCTGCTACGCCGACGGAGGATGAGCCGATGACCGCCAGCATGACGACGACTATCGACCGCGCCCGCACCGGCGTCGACGGAGCCGGGTTGCGGGTCGGCGACGTGTCGTGGTCCGTGGAGGGCGCGCTCATCGTCGACGGCGTGAACGTCAGCGTCGCGCCGGGCACCGTCACCGGGCTGCTCGGTCCGAACGGGTCGGGAAAAAGCAGCTTGCTGCGGGCCATCGCCGGGATCAGCCGTCCGGACCGGGGCAGCGTCTCGCTCGGCGGCCAGGATTTGCTCACCATGCGGCGGCGGGACCGGGCGCGCCGAGTGGCCGTCGTCGAACAAGAGACCACCACCGACGTGCCGCTGCGGGTGTTCGACGTCGTCCTGCTGGGCCGCACTCCGCACAAACCGGCGGACAACGACGAGCAAACCGCCTTGGACGCCCTCGGCACGGTGGGGCTGCGGCATTTCGCCGAACGCGACTGGCACACGCTCTCCGGCGGTGAACGCCAACGTGTTCACCTGGCTCGAGCACTTGCTCAAGATCCGGAGTTACTCCTGCTCGACGAACCGACCAACCACTTGGACATCCACTACCAGCTGACGCTGTTGGCAAATGTGTCGAATCTGGGAGTAACGTCACTGGCAGCCTTGCACGACCTCAACCTGGCCGCGGCGTACTGCGATCAGGTGGTGCTGCTTGACGGCGGCCGGGTGGTCGCGTCCGGAACGCCAGAGGATGTCCTGGTTCCGGATACCATCCGGCGGGTGTTCGCCGTGGAGTGCGACGTCCACCGCCACCCCCGCACGGGACGCCCGGTCCTGATGTTCTCGCCGATCAGCGAAGAGGTCGCAGCGAAGCGTGAACCATAAGGGTGTTGCTCCATGCGACTGTCCAGTCTTTGCTTGCTGGTTGCCGCCGCCGCTGTGCTGACGGCGT is a window from the Phytoactinopolyspora mesophila genome containing:
- a CDS encoding pyridoxamine 5'-phosphate oxidase family protein — protein: MTNDQVTEILNHPLSQEMLARDLCRLAYVAKDGTPRSIPIAFAWNGKEAVMCTSRNAPKLASLRQNPAVAITIDTEVHPPKILLVRGTVELDEVDGIPNEYLEMNGTYQMTAEQRVEWEAEVRSLYDGMVRIVMTPTWAKLIDFETTLPSAVEELIQQRAERQRERGNSVRSDEPGTSQS
- a CDS encoding putative F420-0 ABC transporter permease subunit, with amino-acid sequence MTAPPNVTRNSTPPPAHPAQRGRATQRTETQPRPKRPVSMAVWTPVMSGVLVLSVTVAVTIGSADISMLDVWRSIGAHIGLDRLGLEPAALSRQLDGIVWDVRLPRVLTAAAVGAALALCGAVMQTLTRNPLADPYLLGLSSGASVGAVIVLVLGVSQFALPVAAFGGALLALTATLTLANRRGELPPTRTVLAGLAVSYLCSAITSFVIFWSATGDSYRGILSWLLGSLGGKSWDDVAIVTTAVVVIGAALLTRTRTLDAFAFGDGTASALGVNVNATRWTMLSLVALLTGAAVAVSGAIGFVGLMIPHAVRLMAGAGHKRVLPLAALVGASFMIWADTLARTMFDPRELPVGVVTAFLGAPAFAILLRRRRMSR
- a CDS encoding pyridoxal phosphate-dependent aminotransferase; its protein translation is MTETRSPSPPVANSALVPRMRPFTSTIFAEITALAVRTGAINLGQGFPDTDGPQLILDEATRAINGGANQYPPGPGVPELRAAVAEHQKRFYGLDVDADSEVLVTAGATEAIAATILALCEAGDEVVTFEPYYDSYAASIALAGARRRTVRLRHPSFTVDADELRAAFSERTRVVLLNSPHNPTGKVFSRAELELIAQLAVEHDAIVVTDEVYEHLVFDDLKHIPMSTLPGMADRTVTISSAGKTFSVTGWKIGWLHGRPELVAAARAVKQFLTFVSGGPLQPAVAAALGLGDEFYTELAGSMQRKRDLLVDGLRAAGLDVFPTSGTYFVITDAAALGFDDGIELCQQLPDLIGVAAVPVSVFCDDKESTKSLVRFAYCKRDEVLREAAERLSRLRHSLA
- a CDS encoding putative F420-0 ABC transporter substrate-binding protein; translated protein: MARRPLITNRRSRLLFSLAAAAVVLAGCGSDNTSSDDEAAAGDTTAAPDAAAAPLMIDNCGFDVTIDAPPERVVTIKSTSTELMLALGLSDRLIGTAFGDGPVPEQYADDAAAVPVLSEQVPGHEALLAAEPDFVYGGWESNFTVDTAGEREALADFGVTTYVSPSACKDAPYQPDPMTFELLFEHIHELAAIFDVTDRAEELVAEQQTLLDSVDAPGTGYTALWYSSGEDAPYVGGDIGAPAMMMRELGFENIFADIDDTWSNVGWEQVIDRDPDVIILVDAAWNTAENKINLLESNPATAVMPAVEEQRYLTLPFPAAEAGVRNAQAVVDLAEQLDQIDLPGSDSDSG
- a CDS encoding ABC transporter ATP-binding protein; the protein is MTASMTTTIDRARTGVDGAGLRVGDVSWSVEGALIVDGVNVSVAPGTVTGLLGPNGSGKSSLLRAIAGISRPDRGSVSLGGQDLLTMRRRDRARRVAVVEQETTTDVPLRVFDVVLLGRTPHKPADNDEQTALDALGTVGLRHFAERDWHTLSGGERQRVHLARALAQDPELLLLDEPTNHLDIHYQLTLLANVSNLGVTSLAALHDLNLAAAYCDQVVLLDGGRVVASGTPEDVLVPDTIRRVFAVECDVHRHPRTGRPVLMFSPISEEVAAKREP